The sequence below is a genomic window from Lelliottia sp. JS-SCA-14.
TTCGGGATCGATTTCAACGTTGTAGCGATCCTGATACCAGCGGGAGATCGCCCGACGCAGACGCGGAATACCGCGCGAGGTGGAGTAGCCGTGCGTGTCCGGGCGCTGCGCCACGGTGCAGAGCTTTTCAACGATATGCGGCGGTGTGGGGCCATCAGGGTTACCCATGCTGAAATCGATAATGTCTTCGCCGCGCCGACGCGCAGCCATTTTCAGTTCAGCAGTGATATTAAAAACATAAGGGGGAAGACGATCGATACGCGTAAAACGGCGTTCAGGACTGGATTCAGCCATAGATTCCTCAGATTCACGTGAGCGCCCGGACCGTCCGAGCGACGCTGCCACGATTGTGGCGTGTTTAGAAAATAGCCTGATTGAAAAGCTGCTGTCGAGAGGAAAACGAAAAAATAATTATCACGCTAAAACCGGAAGAATGCTGAGGCAAAAAGCGGAAGGCATTGAGGCAAGAATGTTCCCGTGGCAGCTTTTATTTAACGTAACGATATCAATGAAGTAACAACACAAGGACGCAAAAAGGCTAAAGCGTCGATTACTGGGTCTGAAAAAACCAATCCCCTTTGAAGAAAGTGGTCTTTCCTCATTTGATTATTCAGAGGGATGTCTGGTCATTATGCCCCAGGTTTTCTATCATAGCTTTTTCCCGAATTCCCAGGTTTCCTCGTGCACGAAACATTCAATATGCTGCTGGCAGTCTTCGATCGCGCGGCATTAATGCTGATTTGCCTCTTCTTCCTGATCCGCATCCGGCTCTTTCGCGAGCTTCTGCACAAATCCGCCCACTCGCCCAAAGAGCTGCTGGCCGTCACGGCGATTTTTTCCCTGTTTGCCCTGTTCAGCACCTGGTCCGGCGTGCACGTCGAAGGCTCGCTGGTGAACGTGCGTATCATTGCGGTGATGTCGGGCGGGATTTTGTTCGGCCCATGGGTCGGGATTATCACCGGGATTATTGCCGGGACGCACCGCTACTTAATCGATATCGGCGGCGTAACGGCGATCCCCTGCTTTATCACCAGTATTATCGCGGGCGTTATGTCCGGCTGGATTAACCGTAAGATCCCGAAAAAACAGCGCTGGCGGGCGGGTATCGTCGCCGGGATGATGTGTGAAACCCTGACCATGATCCTCGTGGTCGTCTGGGCGCCCAGCATCGAACTGGGTCTGGATATCGTTTCCAAAATCGGTATTCCGATGATTCTCGGCACCGTCTGTATCGGTTTTATTGTGCTGCTGGTACAGAGCGTCGAGGGCGAAAAAGAGGCCAGCGCCGCACGCCAGGCGAAACTCGCGCTGGATATTGCCAACAAAACGCTGCCGCTGTTCCGCCACGTGAACGCCGAATCTCTGCGTCAGGTGTGCGACATTATTCGCCGCGATATTCATGCCGACGCGGTTGCCATTACCAATATCGATCACGTGCTGGCCTACGTCGGCGTCGGTGAAGACAACTATCGCAACACCGACGATACCGTCAGCCCCACCACCCGCCAGGCCATTAACTACGGTAAAATCATCATTAAAAACAATGATGAAGCACACCGCACGCCGGAAATTCACTCGATGCTGGTGATTCCCCTGTGGGAAAAAGGCGTGGTGACCGGCACGCTGAAAATCTACTACTGTCACGCGCATCAGATCACCTCTACGCTGCAGGAGATGGCGATTGGCCTGTCGCAGATTATCTCGACGCAGCTGGAAGTCTCCCGCGCCGAGCAGTTACGCGAAATGGCAAATAAGGCGGAGCTGCGCGCCCTGCAAAGTAAGATCAATCCCCATTTCCTGTTTAACGCCCTGAACGCCATTTCATCGTCGATTCGCATGAATCCGGACACCGCCCGCCAGCTGATTTTCAATCTGTCGCGCTACCTGCGCTACAACATCGAGCTGAAAGACGATGAGCAGATCGACATCAAAAAAGAGCTGTACCAGATTAAAGATTACATCGCGATTGAGCAGGCGCGCTTTGGCGATAAGCTGACGGTTATCTACGATATTGATGAAGAGGTTCACTGTGTGATCCCGAGCCTGCTGATCCAGCCGCTGGTGGAGAACGCCATCGTTCACGGCATTCAGCCTTGCAAAGGCAAAGGCGTAGTCACCATCAGCGTGGCGGAGTGCGGGAATCGGGTGCGGGTGGCGGTGCGCGATACCGGCCACGGCATCGACCCCAACGTGATTGCGCGCGTCGAGTCAAACGAGATGCCTGGCAATAAAATCGGCCTGCTGAACGTCCATCACCGCGTGAAACTGCTGTATGGCGAAGGGCTGCATATTCGCCGCCTGGAGCCCGGCACGGAAATCGCTTTTTACGTCCCGAATGAACGCCTGCCCGTTCATACGCAGACGCTGTTGTTGCCTTAACGGGAGTGCCTCATGAAAGTCATCATTGTGGAAGATGAAATCCTCGCCCAACAGGAATTAAGCTGGCTGATTAAAGAGCACAGCAAAATGGAGATCGTGGGCACCTTTGAGGACGGGTTGGATGTGCTGAAATTTCTGCAGCACAACCGCGTCGACGCCATTTTTCTGGATATCAATATTCCGTCGCTGGACGGCGTACTGCTGGCGCAAAACATCAACCAGTTCGCCCATAAGCCGTTTATTGTGTTTGTCACTGCGTGGAAAGAGCATGCCGCCGAAGCCTTTGAACTGGAAGCCTTCGACTACATTCTGAAACCTTATCAGGAGTCGCGCATCATCAGCATGCTGCAGAAGCTCGAACTGGCCTGGCGACAGCAATCCAGCCCGGCAGTCAGCCCTGCGCCTGCCGCCACGCGCGAAAATGACACACTCAATCTGATCAAAGATGAGCGCATTATCGTCACACCGATGGATGATATTTATTACGCCGAAGCGCACGAAAAGATGACGTTTGTCTACACCCGCCGGGACTCGTTTGTGATGCCGATGAATATCACCGAGTTTTGCGCCAGGCTCCCGACGTCGCACTTTTTCCGCTGCCACCGCTCGTTTTGCGTCAATCTGAACAAGATCCGCGAAATCGAGCCCTGGTTTAACAACACCTATATTTTACGGCTGAAGGATCTGGAGTTTCAGGTGCCGGTGAGTCGCAGCAAGGTGAAAGAGTTCAGGCAGTTGATGCATTTTTGACGCCCTCTCCGTGACGAAGAGGGCGAAGTGAATCAGAGGTACTGACCCAGCGTCTGGCGAAGATGCGCGCCGGACCCCAGCAGGCCTGGATTATCATGCACGATCAGATAAACGGGAATATCCTGCACGTAGGATTTGAAGCGCCCTTTATCTTCGAAACCGCCGCGGAAACCAGAGGCTTTAAAGAATTCGAGGAAGCGCGGCACAATCCCACCGGCGATGTACACGCCGCCAAAGGTACCGAGATTCAAGGCCAGATTGCCGCCGAAGCGTCCCATGATCACGCAGAACAGCGACAGGGCACGGCGACAGTCGGTGCAGCTGTCTGCCAGCGCGCGTTCGGTGACGTCTTTCGGCTGCAGGTTTTCCGGCAGACGGCCGTCAGATTTCACAATCGCGCGATAAAGATAGACCAGACCCGGGCCGGAGAGCACGCGCTCGGCGGAAACGTGGCCCAGCTCGGCGCGCAGCTCCTGCAGAATAATGCCCTCTTCTTCGCTGTTTGGCGCGAAATCAACGTGGCCGCCTTCGCCCGGCAGACTCACCCAGCGTTTGTCGACGTGAACCAGGTGCGAAACGCCAAGCCCAGTGCCTGCACCGTAAACGGCAATCGGCTTGCCCTCGACCGGTTTATCGCCGCCAAACTGAATCAGATGTTCAGGTTTAAGCATCGGGATCGCCATCGAGACCGCCGTAAAGTCGTTAATAATTTCCAGATGCGCGAAACCGAGATTCTTTTTCATCTCGGCAATGGAAAACGCCCAGGTGTGGTTGGTCATCGCCACCCAGTCGCCGGTAATCGGGCAGGCAATGGCGATACAGCCATCTTCTACGCTGACCTTATGCTCATCCAGATAGACGCGAACCACCGCTTCCAGACTCGGGTAATCGAGCCCTGAGTAGGCCTTTGCCTGAGAGATTTCACCGGTATTAATATCGCATAGCGCCAGCCGGGCGTTGGTACCGCCCACATCGCCTACTAAAGCATACTTTGTCATTCTTCTACTGCTCCGCTAAAGTCAGAATAAATCTTTGGGACACTGTAAGTTCAAGGCGAGATAACAACAACGGCCTGAAGGCGGGTGGCCCAGGATTATCGATCTTCGTCACAGAATAACTTTACCGTTTCAGCACCTTTTGCACTATTGCCGTCAAACTGATTGTGCAAAGTCACGCTAAATACTTTTGTACAAGGAAATCATCATGCTTCATCCCCGCGCCAGAACGATGTTGCTGCTAGCAATACCCGCGCTACTGATTGGTATTGCGTCAAGCCTGGTGTTAATCGTCGTGATGAAAGTCGCCTCGGTGCTGCAGACGTTTTTATGGTCCTCGCTTCCCGGGCAGTTCGGTATTGATGTGGCGTCTCCGTCGTGGATCATTTTGATGTTAACGCTCACCGGGATTGCGGTGGGGCTGGTGGTTCGCTTTAGCCCAGGACATGCGGGCCCGGATCCGGCGCTGGAGCCGCTGATTGGTGCGCCCGTGAATCCCGGCGCGCTGCCGGGGCTGATTCTGGCTCTGGTGATGGGTCTTGCGGGCGGCGTGAGCCTCGGGCCGGAACATCCGATCATGGCGGTGAATATCGCTCTTGCCGTCTATCTTGGCTCACGGATTTTGCCGCGCGTGGGTGCTCTCGACTGGACCATTCTGGCATCGGCGGGGACGATCGGCGCGTTGTTCGGCACGCCCGTTGCTGCCGCGCTGATTTTCTCGCAAACCCTGAGCTCCGATAACGACGTTCCGCTCTGGGATCGTCTCTTCGCCCCGCTGATGGCGGCGGCGGCCGGTGCGCTCACCACCAGCCTGTTCTTCCAGCCGCACTTTTCGCTGCCGATCCCTCACTACGGGCACATGCAGCTGGCCGATATCTTTAGCGGGGCGATTGTCGCCGCGATCGCCATCGCGGTGGGAATGGTCGCCGTGTGGTGCCTGCCGCGCCTGCACCTTCTGATGCACAAGCTGAAACACCCGGTGCTGATTCTCGGCTCGGGCGGCTTTTTGCTCGGTATTCTGGGTGCCATTGGCGGCCCCATCACCCTGTTCAAAGGGCTGGATGAGATGCAGCGCATGGCGTTCAGCCAGGTGTTTAGCGTGTCAGATTATTTCCTGTTTGCGGTGGTGAAACTGGCCGCAGTGGTGGTGGCCGCCGCGTGTGGTTTTCGCGGCGGGCGGATTTTCCCGGCGGTGTTTATCGCCGTGGCGCTGGGTCTGATGTTGCATGAGCATGTCGATGCGGTTCCGGCGGCGATCACCGTCTCCTGTTCGATTCTGGGGTTTGTGCTGGTGGTGACGCGAGATGCGTGGCTGAGCCTGTTCATGGCCGTGGTGGTGGTGCCGGATACCAACCTGCTGCCGCTGCTCTGTATCGTGATGTTGCCCGCCTGGCTCCTGCTGGCGGGCAAACCAATGCTGATGGCCTGGCGGCCGAAGAAATAGTCAGGCGTTATTGCGCGCTTCCAGCGCCCGGGTGATGGCGCTCAACAGCGGAGGAATATCCTCTTTGGGCAACATCACCTCGATCAGCGACAGTTTTTCGCTGTGGGCAACCTTCTCCAGTATCTCCGCCAGTTGCCCTGTTTGACTTACCCGCCAGCACTCGGCCTGACCGTTCTGGCTCAGTGCCTGCGGGATCTGCGTCCAGTTCCACAGGGCAATATCGTTATAGCGCTGTTTCGGCCCGTGGATCGCCCGCTCAACGGTATAGCCTTCGTTGTTCAGCACCAGAATCACCGGGTGCTGTTTATCCCGCAGCATCGACCCCATCTCCTGAATGGTCAGCTGCGCTGCGCCGTCCCCGGTCAGGACAATTACGCGTCTGTCCGGGCATGCCGTCTGCGCGCCAAACGCCGCCGCCAGAGTATAACCAATCGATCCCCACAACGGCTGCACGATAAAGTTCACGTCGGTCGGGAGACGCAGTGCGGCGGCACCAAAGGCGGAGGTACCCTGGTCGGCGAGAATGACGTCTCCGGGGCGAATAAAGGGTTGCAGCGTGTGCCAGAAATTATCCTGAGTAAGGGTTTCATCCTGATGCCGATGGGTGAGCGGCGCCTGCCGGGCCGGTGTCGTCTGCCTGGTGATGTGCTGCTTACACAGCGCCGAGAGGATCTCGACGGCCTTCGCCATCGGAATGCCCGTGAACCAGCGCTCCCCCACGCGGGCGGCGTGCGGCTGGATTTCGATGGTTTTGGCCGCCGGGAGATGGTGTGTGAAACCGGCGGTCAGGGTATCGGTGAAACGCGTCCCGACGCAGATAATCATATCCGCCTCTTCAATGGCTTCTTTCACCCCTTCCCCGCTCGCCGAGCCGCTGTAAGTGCCGTAAAAACCGGGCTGGCGCTCATCAAAAATCCCTTTGCCCATCAGCATGGTCGCGTGGGCCATCGGCGTCTCTTTCACCCATTTCTGCAGCTGATCTTTGAGCCCATACCGCAGCACCAGGAAGTCAGCCAGCAGTGCGGTACGTTTGCTGCTGGCGAGGCGCGATTCAGCCGCATCGCGGAAGGCTTTCAGGCAGGTGCTGTCCGCGTGAGAGGTGCGTTCTGTGAGAGCGTTTACAGGCGGCGTGGCCGGTTTTTTTGCCACGTCCGCAGGCAACATCAGATACCCCGGACGCCGCTCGCGCAGCATGATCGACAAGACCCGGTCGATTTCATAGCAGGCGTTTTGCTCCGTTAAAATCGCCTGCGCCACCGTCACCGGCTCACTCATCCGGTAAAAATGACGGAACTCGCCGTCGCCCAGCGTGTGGTGCAGTAGTTCGCCTTTTTGCTGCGCGGCGCTGCCCGGTGCGCCCACGATATGCAGCACCGGAACGTACTCCGCGAAGCTGCCCGCGATACCGTTCATAGCGCTCAATTCCCCGACGCCAAATGTCGTCAACAGCGCGGAAAAGCCCTTGCAGCGGGCATACCCGTCAGCAGCGTAAGCGGCGTTCAGCTCGTTTGCACAGCCCACCCAGCGGATGTCCGGGCTGTCGATGACATGATCGAGAAACTGCAGGTTGTAGTCGCCAGGGACGCCAAACAGGTGTTCGGCGCCGCAGTGTTTTAGTCGTTCAAGCAGGTAATCGGCGACGCAGTATGGGGTTCGCATAACAGGTGTCCTTCTGACGTTGACCTCACTTTGAGTATTAAAGAAGCGTGATGACTGTCCAGAAACCGCGACAAGATGACGCTGGAAAGAATGCTTTACGAAAAATGGCGGTGTAATCTGATTTACTGCGCCACGGTGTAAACGTATACACTGATGGGATATTTCAGGTCAGAGGGGTTTAGCAATGGTTTTTCAGGCGGATAAAATGCGTTATCAGTCAATGCAGTATCGTCGCTGCGGCCAGAGCGGTTTAAAGCTGCCCGCAATTTCGCTGGGTTTATGGCATAACTTTGGCGATACCACGCTCATTGACACCAGTCGTCAACTTTTACACCGCGCCTTCGAGCTGGGGATTACCCATTTCGATCTGGCCAATAACTACGGGCCACCTCCCGGCTCGGCAGAATCGAACTTTGGTCGCATTTTGCAGGAAGATTTTCTGCCCTATCGCGATGAACTGATTATCTCGACCAAGGCGGGCTATACCATGTGGGACGGCCCCTACGGTGACTGGGGTTCACGTAAATATCTGATCGCCAGCCTCGATCAGAGCCTGAAGCGTATGGGGCTGGAGTACGTGGATATCTTCTATCACCACCGCCCGGACCCGGAAACGCCGCTGCGCGAGACGATGAAAGCCCTCGACCACGTGGTGCGTCAGGGGAAAGCGCTCTACGTTGGCCTGTCGAATTACCCGGCGGAACTGGCGCGTCAGGCGATTGAGATCCTCGACGACCTCGGTACGCCGTGTCTTATCCACCAGCCGAAGTACTCTATGTTTGAACGCGCGCCGGAACAGGGTTTGCTGTCCGTCCTGCAGGAGAAAGGCGTCGGCTGTATTCCGTTCTCTCCGCTGGCCGGTGGGCAACTGACCGACCGTTATCTGAACGGTATTCCGGCGGATTCTCGTGCGGCCAGCGGAAGTCGCTTCCTCAATCCGGATCACATTACGGAAGAAAAAATCAGCCAGGTGCGCGAGCTGAACGCGCTGGCCGAAAGCCGGGGTCAAAAGCTGTCGCAGATGGCGCTGGCCTGGGTGTTACGCCACGACGCGGTCACGACGGTGCTGATTGGCGCGAGTAAGACCGCGCAAATCGAGGACGCCGTCGGCACGCTGAATAACCTGCACTTTACCTCTGACGAGCTCAGTACCATTGATGCGATCCTGAACCGCTCAAAATAAATCCACTTTTAGCAAAACGTGCTCCCCCTGACGAATTAGGAGTTGAGGCGATTAAACGGGGCTTTACGGCCCCGTAATATTGCGTTAACAGGCCGCTTACGGCCCCGATCGTGAAGGAGAAGAAGCATGTTCAGGTCACTGATTCTTGCAGCGGTATTAATGGCTTCAGCACCGCTGGTCGCCAATGCTGGCGAAATCACCCTGTTGCCATCAGTAAAATTACAAATTGGCGATCGTGACAATTATGGTAACTACTGGGACGGCGGTGGCTGGCGCGACCGTGATTACTGGCACCGCAACTATGAATGGCGAAAAGACCGCTGGTGGAGGCACGATAATGGCCGTCACCGTGGCTGGGATAATCGCAAAGCGTACGAGCGTGGCTATCGTGAAGGCTGGAGCGACCGGGACGATCGTCGCGGACCGCACGGTCATGGACGCGGTCACGGACACGGCGGCCATCACCACTAAAAAACAAAAAGGAGCCAAATGGCTCCTTTTTTTATGTCTGCAATCTTACAGCCCCAGCGCCGTACCAATCAGCAGCCACAGGTTCAAGGCCACCACCAGCACCACGATAATCCAGCCGATACGTTTAACCAGCGTGGTATTGACCAGGTCGCCCATCAGCTTCTGGTTGCTGGTAAAGATCAGCAGCGGAACCAGCGCCAGCGCGATACCAAAGCTCAGCAGGACCTGGCTCATCACCAGAATGCGCGTCGGATCCAGCCCCATCAGAATGACGATAAACGACGGCAGCATCGTCACGGAGCGGCGCACCCACAGAGGAATGTGGAAGCGTACGAACCCCTGCATCACCACCTGTCCGGCCAGCGTCCCGACCACCGTCGATGAAAGACCGGCTGCCACCAGGCTCAGGCCGAAGATGGTCGCCGCCGCGTGGCTCAGGAGCGGTTCCAGCGTCAGGTATGCCTGATCGAGATCGGCAATCCCCGTGTGACCGTTAAAGTGGAACGCCGCTGCGGCCGTCGCCATCATTGCCAGATTCACAAACCCGGCGATGGTCATGGCGATACCCACATCCCATTTGGTGGCCGAATAGCGCTCCTGGCGAGAGCCTTCGTGGGCGTGCTGCGTCAGGGAGGAGTGGAGATAAATCACGTGCGGCATGATGGTCGCCCCCAGAACGCCCGCCGCCAGGAACACGGCTTCTGACGTCGGCAGGCTGGGGATGATCATCCCTTTACTCAGCTGCGCCAGATTCGGCTGGGAAAATATCAGCTCAACAATATAGGCCGCAGCGACAAACAGCAGCAGACCGCCGATCACCAGCTCGAGGGGCTTCTGCCCGCGGCGCTGGAGCATCAAAATCAGGAAGGTGGCGATCCCGGTCAGTACCGCCCCCTGCAGGAGCGACACGCCCAGAATCAGCTTAAAGCCTATCGCCGCGCCGATAAATTCGGCGAGGTCAGTCGCCATGGCGATGATTTCCGCCTGCACCCAATAGAACCAGACCACCGGACGCGGATAGTGATCGCGAATCTGTTCCGCGAGGTTTTTCCCCGTCGCGATACCCAGTTTTGCGGAGAGCACCTGAATGAGCATCGCCATCAGGTTCGCCCACACCACCACCCACAGTAATTTGTAGCCAAAGCTCGCCCCGGCCTGAATGTTGGTCGCAAAATTACCCGGATCGATATAGCCAATAGCAGCGATGAACGCAGGTCCCATTAATGCGAACCTGAGCTTGCGCGCCGCTCTGGCACTGCTACCCTCTACGCGACTGTTTGTCATTTCTGCCTCTGGAAATATAGCCTTTGCTATGTTTCATGCTATCAAAATGAGAATGATTATCAAGATCATTTAAAAAGTTTATAGTGATTTCTCTGATAGCAAAGAACGATAGCTGGGGCGGGTGCAATGAAACGATCTCACAGACAGTGAAATCGCACAGTCATTTGTGAAGCGTAGCACACAAACGTAACTTTTCACTCATTTACATAACATAACAGAAGTGTATGGTTGATCACTATTTTTGAGACTCGTCACAGGTTGTAACTATACTGTGGCCTTGATCTCGTTTTCTTTGTGCTTGTTACATAGAATGTGCACGGAAATTAAACCTGCCTCATATTTGGAGCAAATATGGACCGCGTCCTTCATTTTGTCCTGGCACTTGTTGTCGTTACTGCACTTGCATTGCTGGTCAGCACAGACCGCAAAAACATTCGTATACGTTATGTTGTACAGCTGCTCGTCATTGAAGTTTTACTTGCGTGGTTCTTCCTGAACTCCAACGTAGGCCTGGGCTTCGTGAAAGGCTTCTCCGAAATGTTCGAAAAACTGCTCGGATTTGCTAACGAAGGGACGAACTTTGTCTTCGGCAGCATGAACGATCAAGGCCTGGCATTCTTCTTCCTGAAAGTGCTTTGCCCAATCGTCTTCATCTCTGCGCTGATCGGTATTCTGCAGCACATCCGTGTTCTGCCGTTTGTGATCCGTGGGATTGGTTTCCTGTTATCCAAAGTCAACGGCATGGGTAAACTGGAATCTTTCAACGCAGTCAGCTCCCTGATTCTGGGCCAGTCCGAGAACTTTATCGCGTATAAAGACATCCTCGGCAAAATGTCCCGCAACCGCATGTACACCATGGCGGCTACCGCAATGTCGACTGTTTCCATGTCTATCGTGGGCGCATACATGACAATGCTGGATCCAAAATACGTGGTCGCAGCACTGGTTCTGAACATGTTCAGCACCTTTATCGTTCTGTCGCTGATCAACCCGTACCGCGTTGACGCCAGCGAAGAAAATATCCAGATGTCTAACCTGCACGAAGGCCAGAGCTTCTTCGAAATGCTGGGCGAGTACATTCTGGCAGGTTTCAAAGTGGCGATTATCGTTGCTGCGATGCTGATCGGCTTCATCGCCCTGATCGCTGCGCTGAACGCCCTGTTCGCGGCTGTGCTGGGTATCTCCTTCCAGGGCATTCTGGGCTACATCTTCTACCCGATTGCATGGGTGATGGGT
It includes:
- a CDS encoding sensor histidine kinase, which encodes MHETFNMLLAVFDRAALMLICLFFLIRIRLFRELLHKSAHSPKELLAVTAIFSLFALFSTWSGVHVEGSLVNVRIIAVMSGGILFGPWVGIITGIIAGTHRYLIDIGGVTAIPCFITSIIAGVMSGWINRKIPKKQRWRAGIVAGMMCETLTMILVVVWAPSIELGLDIVSKIGIPMILGTVCIGFIVLLVQSVEGEKEASAARQAKLALDIANKTLPLFRHVNAESLRQVCDIIRRDIHADAVAITNIDHVLAYVGVGEDNYRNTDDTVSPTTRQAINYGKIIIKNNDEAHRTPEIHSMLVIPLWEKGVVTGTLKIYYCHAHQITSTLQEMAIGLSQIISTQLEVSRAEQLREMANKAELRALQSKINPHFLFNALNAISSSIRMNPDTARQLIFNLSRYLRYNIELKDDEQIDIKKELYQIKDYIAIEQARFGDKLTVIYDIDEEVHCVIPSLLIQPLVENAIVHGIQPCKGKGVVTISVAECGNRVRVAVRDTGHGIDPNVIARVESNEMPGNKIGLLNVHHRVKLLYGEGLHIRRLEPGTEIAFYVPNERLPVHTQTLLLP
- a CDS encoding LytR/AlgR family response regulator transcription factor yields the protein MKVIIVEDEILAQQELSWLIKEHSKMEIVGTFEDGLDVLKFLQHNRVDAIFLDINIPSLDGVLLAQNINQFAHKPFIVFVTAWKEHAAEAFELEAFDYILKPYQESRIISMLQKLELAWRQQSSPAVSPAPAATRENDTLNLIKDERIIVTPMDDIYYAEAHEKMTFVYTRRDSFVMPMNITEFCARLPTSHFFRCHRSFCVNLNKIREIEPWFNNTYILRLKDLEFQVPVSRSKVKEFRQLMHF
- the glk gene encoding glucokinase, whose product is MTKYALVGDVGGTNARLALCDINTGEISQAKAYSGLDYPSLEAVVRVYLDEHKVSVEDGCIAIACPITGDWVAMTNHTWAFSIAEMKKNLGFAHLEIINDFTAVSMAIPMLKPEHLIQFGGDKPVEGKPIAVYGAGTGLGVSHLVHVDKRWVSLPGEGGHVDFAPNSEEEGIILQELRAELGHVSAERVLSGPGLVYLYRAIVKSDGRLPENLQPKDVTERALADSCTDCRRALSLFCVIMGRFGGNLALNLGTFGGVYIAGGIVPRFLEFFKASGFRGGFEDKGRFKSYVQDIPVYLIVHDNPGLLGSGAHLRQTLGQYL
- a CDS encoding ion channel protein produces the protein MLHPRARTMLLLAIPALLIGIASSLVLIVVMKVASVLQTFLWSSLPGQFGIDVASPSWIILMLTLTGIAVGLVVRFSPGHAGPDPALEPLIGAPVNPGALPGLILALVMGLAGGVSLGPEHPIMAVNIALAVYLGSRILPRVGALDWTILASAGTIGALFGTPVAAALIFSQTLSSDNDVPLWDRLFAPLMAAAAGALTTSLFFQPHFSLPIPHYGHMQLADIFSGAIVAAIAIAVGMVAVWCLPRLHLLMHKLKHPVLILGSGGFLLGILGAIGGPITLFKGLDEMQRMAFSQVFSVSDYFLFAVVKLAAVVVAAACGFRGGRIFPAVFIAVALGLMLHEHVDAVPAAITVSCSILGFVLVVTRDAWLSLFMAVVVVPDTNLLPLLCIVMLPAWLLLAGKPMLMAWRPKK
- the ipdC gene encoding indolepyruvate decarboxylase, with translation MRTPYCVADYLLERLKHCGAEHLFGVPGDYNLQFLDHVIDSPDIRWVGCANELNAAYAADGYARCKGFSALLTTFGVGELSAMNGIAGSFAEYVPVLHIVGAPGSAAQQKGELLHHTLGDGEFRHFYRMSEPVTVAQAILTEQNACYEIDRVLSIMLRERRPGYLMLPADVAKKPATPPVNALTERTSHADSTCLKAFRDAAESRLASSKRTALLADFLVLRYGLKDQLQKWVKETPMAHATMLMGKGIFDERQPGFYGTYSGSASGEGVKEAIEEADMIICVGTRFTDTLTAGFTHHLPAAKTIEIQPHAARVGERWFTGIPMAKAVEILSALCKQHITRQTTPARQAPLTHRHQDETLTQDNFWHTLQPFIRPGDVILADQGTSAFGAAALRLPTDVNFIVQPLWGSIGYTLAAAFGAQTACPDRRVIVLTGDGAAQLTIQEMGSMLRDKQHPVILVLNNEGYTVERAIHGPKQRYNDIALWNWTQIPQALSQNGQAECWRVSQTGQLAEILEKVAHSEKLSLIEVMLPKEDIPPLLSAITRALEARNNA
- the mgrA gene encoding L-glyceraldehyde 3-phosphate reductase yields the protein MVFQADKMRYQSMQYRRCGQSGLKLPAISLGLWHNFGDTTLIDTSRQLLHRAFELGITHFDLANNYGPPPGSAESNFGRILQEDFLPYRDELIISTKAGYTMWDGPYGDWGSRKYLIASLDQSLKRMGLEYVDIFYHHRPDPETPLRETMKALDHVVRQGKALYVGLSNYPAELARQAIEILDDLGTPCLIHQPKYSMFERAPEQGLLSVLQEKGVGCIPFSPLAGGQLTDRYLNGIPADSRAASGSRFLNPDHITEEKISQVRELNALAESRGQKLSQMALAWVLRHDAVTTVLIGASKTAQIEDAVGTLNNLHFTSDELSTIDAILNRSK
- the ypeC gene encoding DUF2502 domain-containing protein YpeC; amino-acid sequence: MFRSLILAAVLMASAPLVANAGEITLLPSVKLQIGDRDNYGNYWDGGGWRDRDYWHRNYEWRKDRWWRHDNGRHRGWDNRKAYERGYREGWSDRDDRRGPHGHGRGHGHGGHHH
- a CDS encoding Nramp family divalent metal transporter; this encodes MTNSRVEGSSARAARKLRFALMGPAFIAAIGYIDPGNFATNIQAGASFGYKLLWVVVWANLMAMLIQVLSAKLGIATGKNLAEQIRDHYPRPVVWFYWVQAEIIAMATDLAEFIGAAIGFKLILGVSLLQGAVLTGIATFLILMLQRRGQKPLELVIGGLLLFVAAAYIVELIFSQPNLAQLSKGMIIPSLPTSEAVFLAAGVLGATIMPHVIYLHSSLTQHAHEGSRQERYSATKWDVGIAMTIAGFVNLAMMATAAAAFHFNGHTGIADLDQAYLTLEPLLSHAAATIFGLSLVAAGLSSTVVGTLAGQVVMQGFVRFHIPLWVRRSVTMLPSFIVILMGLDPTRILVMSQVLLSFGIALALVPLLIFTSNQKLMGDLVNTTLVKRIGWIIVVLVVALNLWLLIGTALGL
- the nupC gene encoding nucleoside permease NupC, producing the protein MDRVLHFVLALVVVTALALLVSTDRKNIRIRYVVQLLVIEVLLAWFFLNSNVGLGFVKGFSEMFEKLLGFANEGTNFVFGSMNDQGLAFFFLKVLCPIVFISALIGILQHIRVLPFVIRGIGFLLSKVNGMGKLESFNAVSSLILGQSENFIAYKDILGKMSRNRMYTMAATAMSTVSMSIVGAYMTMLDPKYVVAALVLNMFSTFIVLSLINPYRVDASEENIQMSNLHEGQSFFEMLGEYILAGFKVAIIVAAMLIGFIALIAALNALFAAVLGISFQGILGYIFYPIAWVMGVPAHEALQVGSIMATKLVSNEFVAMMDLQKIASTLSPRAEGILSVFLVSFANFSSIGIIAGAIKGLNEEQGNVVSRFGLKLVYGSTLVSVLSASIAALVL